The following are encoded in a window of Chionomys nivalis chromosome X, mChiNiv1.1, whole genome shotgun sequence genomic DNA:
- the LOC130867527 gene encoding spindlin-2-like, which yields MDPGTSTQYFWTTEAQGEPADAAAGHEFCDKFAKTETANLTKKTPAEKRQRNRSSSLPQRNIVGCRISHKWKEGDGPITHWRGTVLHQVPLNPPLYLVKYDGIDCVYGLELHQDARVLSLKVLSDTIKPSPVPDPNFADTIIGKPVEHLFEGEHGVKDIWRGMVLAQAPILNAWFYITYVNDPILYMYQLLDDYKEGNLRILPEYDENPRPDLNLIFKDGLIGKIVEYTQDDGSKRTGKVIGEVEAKPSVYLMKFNDDFHIHVYDLVKYI from the coding sequence ATGGACCCAGGCACCAGCACCCAGTATTTCTGGACCACTGAGGCCCAAGGGGAACCCGCAGATGCAGCTGCTGGACATGAGTTCTGTGACAAGTTCGCCAAGACCGAGACTGCGAATTTGACCAAGAAAACACCtgcagagaagaggcagaggaacaGATCTTCATCCCTGCCCCAGAGGAACATTGTGGGGTGTAGAATTTCCCACAAGTGGAAGGAAGGGGATGGGCCCATCACCCATTGGAGAGGAACGGTTCTCCATCAGGTTCCTCTAAATCCCCCTCTCTATCTTGTAAAATACGATGGAATTGATTGCGTCTATGGGCTGGAACTTCACCAAGATGCAAGAGTGTTGTCCCTTAAGGTGCTCTCTGATACAATAAAACCATCCCCAGTCCCTGATCCTAACTTTGCAGATACAATAATTGGCAAACCGGTGGAGCACTTATTTGAGGGTGAGCATGGTGTAAAAGATATTTGGAGGGGGATGGTTCTGGCCCAAGCTCCTATACTTAATGCCTGGTTTTACATTACCTATGTGAATGATCCCATCTTATACATGTACCAGCTTCTGGATGATTATAAAGAGGGCAACCTTCGTATCTTGCCAGAGTACGATGAGAATCCTCGACCAGATTTAAACCTGATATTTAAGGATGGTCTGATAGGCAAGATTGTGGAATATACCCAAGACGACGGTTCTAAAAGGACCGGGAAGGTGATTGGTGAAGTAGAAGCCAAACCATCGGTGTACTTGATGAAATTTAACGATGATTTTCATATCCATGTCTATGACTTAGTGAAATATATCTAA